The Branchiostoma lanceolatum isolate klBraLanc5 chromosome 10, klBraLanc5.hap2, whole genome shotgun sequence genome has a window encoding:
- the LOC136443397 gene encoding propionyl-CoA carboxylase beta chain, mitochondrial-like — MAALVKYSRALVTFSKNPASLSLLRAGCPRFCSGDVMSASVHDRIEEKRRAALLGGGQRRIDAQHKKGKLTARERVDLLVDPGTFVEYDMFAEHRCSDFGMEKDENKFPGDGVVTGHGRIHGRPVYLFSQDFTVFGGSLSSVHAGKICKIMDQAMLTGVPVIGLNDSGGARIQEGVESLAGYADIFQRNVEASGMVPQISLIMGPCAGGAVYSPALTDFTFMVKDTSYLFITGPDVVKSVTREEVTQEELGGAKTHTTLSGVAHRAFENDIDALLRLREFYNFLPLSNRDPAPIRPTEDPADRLCPVLDHLVPLDSHKPYNMLDVIQALIDEEDFFEIMPKYAKNIVVGFARMNGRTVGIVGNQPKVASGCLDINASVKGARFVRFCDAFNIPLITFVDVPGFLPGTSQEFNGIIRHGAKLLYAYSEATVPKITVITRKAYGGAYDVMASKHVKADINYAWPTAEVAVMGAKGAVSIIFRGDQDQAKKEAEYVEKFANPFPAAIRGFVDDILEPRMTRQRICRDLDLLSTKKESRPWKKHANLPL; from the exons ATGGCTGCCTTGGTGAAATATTCTCGTGCCCTCGTCacattttctaaaaatcccgCTTCTTTAAGCCTCCTGCGGGCGGGTTGTCCCCGGTTCTGTAGCGGAGATGTCATGTCGGCCTCGGTGCACGACAGGATCGAGGAGAAACGTCGGGCGGCGctgttgggaggggggcagaggaGAATAGACGCGCAGCACAAGAAGGGCAAACTGACCGCCAGGGAGCGGGTCGACCTGCTGGTGGATCCGG GGACGTTCGTTGAGTACGACATGTTCGCGGAGCATCGCTGCTCGGACTTCGGTATGGAGAAGGACGAGAACAAGTTCCCGGGCGATGGCGTCGTGACGGGCCACGGGCGGATCCACGGCCGACCCGTCTACCTCTTCAGCCAGGACTTCACCGTGTTCGGGGGGAGTCTCTCCAGCGTGCACGCTGGCAAGATTTGCAAG ATAATGGACCAGGCCATGCTGACAGGAGTGCCTGTGATTGGTCTGAACGACTCGGGCGGGGCCCGTATCCAGGAGGGGGTGGAGTCATTGGCTGGTTACGCCGACATCTTCCAGCGGAACGTAGAGGCCTCCG GCATGGTGCCGCAGATTTCGCTGATCATGGGCCCGTGTGCGGGCGGGGCGGTCTACTCGCCGGCGCTGACGGACTTCACCTTCATGGTCAAGGACACGTCGTACCTCTTCATCACCGGCCCCGACGTCGTCAAGTCTG TGACACGCGAGGAAGTGACCCAGGAGGAGCTCGGGGGAGCGAAGACGCACACCACGTTGTCAGGCGTCGCCCACCGAGCGTTCGAGAACGACATTGACGCTCTACTGAGACTGCGCGAGTTCTACAACTTCCTCCCCCTCAGTAACAGG GACCCTGCGCCGATCCGCCCCACCGAGGACCCGGCGGACCGCCTGTGCCCAGTTCTGGACCACCTGGTCCCGCTGGACTCCCACAAACCATACAACATGCTGGACGTCATACAGGCAC TCATTGACGAGGAGGACTTCTTTGAGATCATGCCGAAGTACGCCAAGAACATCGTCGTAG gtTTCGCGCGGATGAACGGCCGCACTGTCGGAATCGTGGGCAACCAGCCCAAGGTGGCGTCAGGCTGCCTGGACATCAACGCTTCTGTCAAAGGAGCGAG gttTGTCCGCTTTTGTGACGCCTTCAACATCCCCCTCATCACGTTTGTGGACGTGCCCGGTTTCCTGCCCGGCACGTCGCAGGAGTTCAACGGGATCATCCGCCACGGCGCCAAGCTGCTGTACGCGTACTCCGAGGCCACCGTGCCCAAAATCACCGTCATCACCAGGAAG GCATATGGCGGAGCGTACGATGTGATGGCGTCCAAGCACGTGAAGGCGGACATCAACTACGCCTGGCCCACGGCCGAGGTGGCCGTCATGGGGGCCAAGGGCGCCGTGTCCATCATCTTCAGGGGGGACCAGGATCAG GCAAAGAAGGAGGCTGAGTATGTGGAGAAGTTTGCAAACCCGTTCCCGGCTGCGATCCGCGGTTTCGTGGACGACATCCTCGAGCCGAGAATGACCCGACAGCGCATCTGCCGCGACCTTGACCTCCTGTCCACCAAGAAGGAAAGCAGACCGTGGAAAAAGCACGCCAACCTCCCGCTTTGA